The Culex pipiens pallens isolate TS chromosome 2, TS_CPP_V2, whole genome shotgun sequence DNA window ttgaacttcctaaatacagagcggattcgttaattcgaatggaactgcattcgaatgagcgaatccaaattcgctaattggaacggctgacagctgtcaaaagcttgaaaccacGTGTTCGGAAATTGTCGAACAATGGTGTTGAAACGTCAATATCAGTTTGACAGCTGGCCTTGACggttgagtgctttttaattcgaatacgttTCATTTAGCGAACATTTGAAGTAGAGAAATTCGAAATAACCAATCCGCTCAATGTTACAGGGTTCTAATCAAGCTACACTACCTTGCAAATATAATGTAGGAATctgtttgataaaattttgattaaaaacgaGATTTTGAGCATCGCGCAATTTGTGAAACTGCtgtgcaatatttttttgtgaaactgtTTATTCAAATAGTTTAATGTATCCAAACGAGTTTAACGtatccctatttagggtctccaGCTGCCGGTgggtacaaaaaaattaatttattcattcattcaacTCTAAAAACAATTCGCTCTCAAAATTCAAGTCTGGTTGTCTGTGGCGCTCTCACTTTTTTTGCGCGTCAAGTTAGCCCTTTCTCCGGCCAACTGTCAATCACTTTTCAGCGGGGGATAGGAAACTGACATCTTCACTGTTGATTTTCCTTCAAACGTTCAAGTTCAAACGGTTTTGTGATTCTTATCCGCAGCAACATTTTCCAGCAGCAAAATGAACCGACTTTCCCGCTGGCTTGGCCGGCTGACGCTGCGTTCCAGCACGAAGACGCGATTCCCGCAGCAGCATCAATGGAACCTGCACAAGAAAGTGACCACAACGTACTCCTTCGACTCGGTGGATTACGAGGAAATTGGGTTGCCGACTAGGTTCGAAGAACCGCCGCGTGTGGCCGAGGGGCAAGACACTCGAAAATCGTGAGtagattaaaatcaattttattttttgtttgagaaaacttttttttcaacagaTTTTGGAGCCGTTTCACCCGAAGCAATCTCTTCAAAAGCAAACAGGAGAAATCGCCTAAATCGTCGCGATCTTTTAGCTGGCTTCCGGGCGTAGCCCGTCCTTCTCCGGAAGCATTAATTCTTCAGGAACAACTCCAAGAGGACCGCAACCAGCTGGCGCGGACGCGCCTCAACGAGTCCGATTTGAaggtaatttttttagattaaaatttaacatattttttaacgaCCTCGTTTTGAAGAAACGTCGCGGCTACTTTTGTGCCACAAACAGGCCGCTGATTTGCGTGTGCGACTGCCCGGTGGGTACGTACAGCCGGATCCGGCCGGCGGAGGACCGTCCGGCGGTGCCGAGCCCGACGTCCTGGGACGCCCGGTGGGTGTTTTCGACGGATTTGGAGCGACTGGAGGTGGAGTCTTACGAGAGGATCGAAAGAATGCTGTACgcttagagattttttttaggtttagttTTAAGGTGGTTAAAAGTTACGCAAAGTTAGGGTAAGGGAGGGTGATTTTGCTTTTGTAGAAATAGTCATTTCTGTTTATTGAAGtatgaatgattttatttcTGCTTTAGTGATTTGTAGTTTTGATATTCGGTAAGatattgttgatattttttgtttaacattTTATGAAACAGCTTCTATTTGAACGTTGCCTAAAACGTTTCCTTACAGCAAATAAGCTAGATTATAACGTCGAACGTTGCTCTAGTCTAGTTGTAGTTGTGGCAAAAACAGAGTAAAATCAacagcaaaataaaacaaaacttaaaattcCAATCAAGACTCGTTCAAAATTCCGCGATGTATGGCTAAGCTGCAAACTTGTGTTGAGGCTTAATTTGTGCGAAAGGAACGCGAGAAAAACCGGGCAAACTGAGACACTGGCTTGGGCTTAGGACTAAGTACTAAAATCTAGGATTTGCGCGTGGTTTCAAAATCGTCCGCACGGATTAGTTCGAATTGGAGCACGCGCGTGCGGATTTTCCTGTCCCTCTTTTTAACTCTtgtttctctctctatcacagtgagtgtgtgtgtgtgcttatgGTTTTGGGTTTTAAATAACTTAGCTTAAGATATGGAGGGGGATTTAAGTAACTCAAAACgttgtttaaaataaatctaaCTTAACTATCACTTACAAACTGCCTTATTTAGAAACATTCTTTCCTTTAATTTTGATAACACTTTTGATTGGGAACACTCAATTGTTTCACATAAATTGgtcttgttttctttgtttcagAATCGAATGATTATTTACAACGAAATATTTGCCAGTCACATTGAAGTTGAATACATTTCGAGTGCCTTGTGTGACAATCATTACACATATTTAGATGTTTAGAAACCCTTCTGTTAAATATTAAAGCTATTTCTTAGTTGGTTTAACGCATTTTCTTAGCTTTGAGGGGAAGTTTGGGGATCAATTTATGTCTGCAAAACACCTCTCTCTTTTGTTCTCTTCCCTTAATGTTTcattcactatttttaaaatatttagaaatcttCAAACAGCTGCATCTCGACCTTGTCCAGCGAGCGGGCCGACTTCCAGTCCGTCTCCGGGTAGTCGTCAAAATTGCTGGTGTCGCCCTCGAACACGAACTTTGGCACGATTGGAGGCtggaaaaagaaatgaaaaaaaagtttttgaatacaAGATTAAATATTTATTGACTCATTTTTAACCATGTTTCATTGCGTCGTTTCTTAAATTACTTTTTCTTTGAATTATTGAGTCaaacttcttaaattcttaaattcttaaattcttaaatttttaaatacctcaattcttaaattcttaaattcttaaattcttaaatttttaaatacctcaattcttaaattcttaaatttttaaattcttaaattcctcaatattcttaatttcctaaaatatttttaatttcttaaaatctttaaattttaaaattcttaaattctcaaaatcttTAATTGTTAtgttcttaaatacttaaatttcttaatttccttaaGTTATTAATctcttaaattacttaattttcataaattccgtaatttccttaaatttctttaattttttgagatcttaattttaaaattctttaattcctaaattcttaaaactttgaataattgaatttttgaattctttttttcttaaattattaaattaataaattattaaactctttaatatttaaattcttaaattccctaattttattaaattcctcAAATGTCttgaacttcttaaatttcttcaattaCTTAAATTCCTCAAATTTCTTCGATTCCTAAGGGTGGTAgatggtgtctttcacttttAGGGCAATtactgtcaatgaattattcagggtccagaaatggtaaattgaaatgaaaaaataatcactatatgtaaaatgcttctacaaacaacacaatgattgaaacattctgaatcaaaatttgaacgttattctaaaacaaacatgtccgccaaatggccgatcgggaatgatgccttccagagccttaagtTCCAAGTTCTTTGGATTCTTTAATTTATTCAATtccttaaattacttaaaattcttaattttcttaatttttaaattccttaaattagttaaattacttgaattcctcaattttattttttcaaattctgaaatGTTGCCAAATGTTGCCGCCATCTTCaagtagaaaaaaataagtCGTAAGGTTagaaactttttagaaattcaaatttagagaatttagagattttgaaattttgacaaggaTTTCGGGGAATAAAGTACGagcattgtttttaaatttgtcataTTCCtagatattattattatttttttttgtagttttgaatttaaaatttacgaaatttgtaaatttgattagattttgaattattttaatttttatattgtaacAATAACAGTTTTCTGCAAGGTTTTATGGCTTttgatattttctatttttgtatatttttatttgtttgaatttttgatatcgtcatcaggggtgacattgggtctggggggtgagattgggtgatacaaatttcagtatttttgtatgacccaatctcacccccagacccaatgtcacccctgatgacggtaccctattgtttattttttaaaatttaaaacttttatttttttaatgtttgattttttgaatttgtaaatatttcaattagtgatttatcgatttaaaaaaatacatgcatcattggatttttaaatttttttatctctgtttttttatttgtagcatatatatttttttcaatattacaaatattgcttattgcgagataaaatcacgtttctcctttgCTATGAGTaacaggagattattgccgcctaactaccgcaTAGTAAAAATCaacaagttgaactgaaattctgcattgatttggctgtcaacttggtttgttttgaatattttccaaaaagtcagctgaaaactcaaggcaacctttgacaacagccgaaaatttgttctgcggttgtcatgcggctgtcatgcgcacattatcttgcggtcgtatcaccgcgcgtaaactctaattattgacacCCGCaataatacatatttttgaatttcttattcaatttctgaatttctataATCTgtgtttccatttttttgtttgtgaatcacattttttttaatttttgaatctgCCAGAAAGTTTAATTCTTTTGTGCTCCCTTTATTGATCGTTTATTGAGCATTTTTCTGTATGattttttgcgttccttcctaGCGTTATTTAGgttatttatgtttaaaagttagaATTCGACCAGAATTCCAACAAACGCCTTGACTGGGATATTCGCctcaaaaatcattgagcggTTTAAAAATGAGTAGTTTTTTGAGCGCTCAGATTTGGGTAAACAGGTTTATGAATAATTTCCATTTTCCGTGTAAGTTCTTGTTGATGTTTTGAAGGCATAAAAATTTTCGCGCCAGATTTGTCGCAACCGTTTGCCAAACCGCGTGTGTTTCCCGGAACATCCCCGTGTTTCTGTTCTGTCCCGTTCCCGTGATCGTCATCATGTTCGACGCCAACAAAATCGGCGAAGGCTTCAAGGCCCTCTATCAGCGCACGACTGGCAAGCTCCGGCCGAAATCGAACGTCACCGACTATCGAGACTTTGTGCTGCGCCGTGGCGGCGACCTGCTCGTCGTTTCGGAACCGCCCAAGTGCAACCGGAAGGCGGCCAAACTGCGCCAGCAGGGGAACCGGCTGTACCTGGACAAGCAGTACGATGACGCCGTCTCGAAGTACAACGAAAGCATCTGTTACGCGGAGGCCGGATCGGAACACTTGGGGATGGGCTATGCGAATCGGTCAGCGGTTTACTTTGAGGAGGGTGAGTACGAGTACGCGCTGGTTAATATTGGGTTGGCTCGGGAGAACCACTACCCGGAGAAGTTTATGCCGAAGCTGGTTGAGCGGGAGGAGAAATGCCGCGAGAGGCTGACCGCTGGGTTGTCCAAGGGCACGGTTCTGCCTTACAGCCTCGATCTGAACGTGGCTCCGAATCCGAAGATTCCGTTCATCGCCGATGGGATTGCGATGCGACGCTATCCGCAGTTTGGAGGGCGCGGGCTGGTCGCGGAGCGGGACTTTAAGCCGGGGGACATCATTTTGGACGAGAAGCCGATGCTGATGCATCTGAGTTCGTGGCGTCATTATTGCAGCTGCTGTGCGGCCTTCTTCCGGGGAAGCTTGATTCCGTGCCCGGGATGTGTAAATGCCATGTACTGCAGTGAGGAGTGTCGACAGCAGGACTACCGGTACTGGCATCGGTTCCAGTGTGGCTTTGTGGAGCAGCTCGAGCACGTGCAGTACGTGACGTCGATCACCGGACCGAAGCGATTCTTCTATCTGCTGTCCGCATTCGGGGACAATTTGGACGCGATGATGGCATTTTGCGAGTCCGAAGCAACGGATGACCCATTCACGGTGGACCACACCAAGGAAGATCGCATCCTGGAGGCCATGAAGGTGCTTCACCAGGCCAAGGTCAAACAACCGCTGCCCGAAATCGAAGCCATCATGCGGCTGGCCGCCGCAGCGTTCTACGCCGTGTTCATCAAGCATCAGCTCCTCCATCAGCTTGCCAACACCGGCCCAAAAAAAGACTTCATCGTGCGCACCTTCCTCGATTACATCCGCAAGAACACGGCCCTCTCGCTGGACTGTCTGGAGTTCGTCCACTTTACCAACGTCAACGCCGTCTCATCAATCTCCTGCCTCGCCAACCATTCCCACGATCCGAACGCCCTCTTCCAGCAACGCTACGGCAAGCTCCGGTTCTTCGTGATCCGGCCAATCCGCGCCGGTGACCAAATCACCGTCTCGTACGGCCCCACCTGGTGGGAACCCATGCCCTCGTACAGTTCCGTCTACACCTGTCGCTGTCCGGTTTGCGACGAAGCCGACACGGCCTGGTGTGTCCGCGAGGGGACACTCCCGAAGGAGGCACTTCGGATGCTGAACGAACGCCCTCCCCGTGGGAAAAACAACGCCGAGACGGAGGCGAACGTGCTGCGGCACTTGTTCGCGTTCTTTGACCGCTACGGAAGCTACTATCCGGAGGGCGCCATGGGACCGAAGTTGCAGGTGATTAAGCATCTGATGTGCGGACAGATCCACCAGGGAGCGTGGACGCTGGAGCGAGCGCAGGTCGCGGCGAAGGTTTTGGGAGGTGGAGTTTGAACGAAAGCGTtgagtttgttttcttttgtttgattttgttactCTGTTTCTGTTTTTGCGTTATCGAATTTGTTTCTTGACAACTGAATTTTGTACTGGTTTGAAAACTTGTCCTGCCCTGATTCCAGGAGTGTTCTAATAAACGCATCGATACAACTTACCTTCAGTTTCTTGTTTATCACCACGTCCCAGTCGAGGTGTTTGAACCATCGGTGCCTTTTGATGTCTTCCGCTCCGTTCTGGAAATGGAAATAAGaagaaatgtgttaaaaaaagatacaggtAAGTTGGTTTAACAGAATTATTCAGTTCGTTTAAGCTATACACGGAGATCACAAGGAACgtgaaattcctaaattttttaattacttaATTAGCAGGACAGATTCTTTGTTTACACTCTTACATTGGCCtgattacattgttttgctagatgaaccgaaaaaccaaaaaaataaaataaataaataaatgctaaCAAGTGCAACTGTTAAAATAGCttattgaacctttaaaaaaaaccagtgttggtattatcgcgctctcgcgagaaaattttctctctcgagttctcgccgcgagtcttgagctgccgagagaaactcaccgattgcccgtgctctcctccgctcgcgaacgggctttctcgcgagccagaattgcccgttcgcgagaagttgaacgtgtcagaaatgaacaaaaaacaacacagcgattgaggttacacctctataccatcgcctgtatacaacaaattgctagcttggggcgaacggctagcacgaggcgctcgcgagcgctcgcggcgagagcgagaacgctaATGAAAATGcaagcgcgagcgagaagagaaaagtagggtagagtagtcatcaatgagacacggggaacaatgataaaatggctctcacaagtcgtagtttcaaccaatcaggctcatatttgggggaaaggtgtgtctactagatacacgtctgccatattagtggctttggttatggacgctcccttgaaaagaaattcataaatgtttgattctggggtgtaaaagtaaattatggacaaaaaaaactttttcgctcgtaggctgccatttacaccaaaactaatatttcttaaaatttcttcgaCGTTCTATAGgcattaagttgggctacaatgtcctttcattagatttggccaaaatttagaatatactcagaatccagggctgtctcattgttccccactcatttcagcccatgggtaacaatgagacactttgatttttcttcaataaacttttcaaaatcgatggaaatctttcaaaacacgaattaatagtgatttttggcatatttatagagtttaaacttcatttaactaaaaatacaaagttatttggtattaatatatggattttacaaaattgaaatactttttagtgtaacttttgttattaaaagtttcatgttggcaaaattgttctaaaatgttcaaggcaagtcacctgcaatggaacaatacaaaaacatgatgttttgctagaaaaatgttgattttcgtagagtgtctcattgttccccagctgtctcattattcctgccaagtgcgtctacaatgagacagttgaataactctggctgtagatgtcggatcgatttcatatttttgtcaatgttaatacacattaaaagaatgataatgcaactaaaagctcattaaaacatgctgatgaaaaaaatagaaaaatcgttgaaagttgaaaaccaaaagtgtctcattgatgactaccctaccctactacaagttctctccctcgttcgcgagcgagaaatgctttccttcttctcgctcgaattccaataatgaaaaaaactctagaaatagtTATACAAATCTTTAATTATtcattgctgaaaatttcaagtttctgaattataaaattcccaaaatttttaatttttttgatatttctagTTTTTAATGcaacttatttaattttgtcccgcccgtgtggatcaatcggaccgcgcactggactcacaatccagaggttgccggttcgaatcccgcggcgggcgctctagaattctttgtgtaaatatgggtattcggcgccgtcgctccgtgccatactttcatacacttaggagcccagggcggcgaagtccttgtagataaaaggaagacactagtggttggtactagcaatggtggccgacagctataaagtcaacttagt harbors:
- the LOC120415841 gene encoding uncharacterized protein LOC120415841, with the protein product MNRLSRWLGRLTLRSSTKTRFPQQHQWNLHKKVTTTYSFDSVDYEEIGLPTRFEEPPRVAEGQDTRKSFWSRFTRSNLFKSKQEKSPKSSRSFSWLPGVARPSPEALILQEQLQEDRNQLARTRLNESDLKKRRGYFCATNRPLICVCDCPVGTYSRIRPAEDRPAVPSPTSWDARWVFSTDLERLEVESYERIERMLYA